A single region of the Lotus japonicus ecotype B-129 chromosome 4, LjGifu_v1.2 genome encodes:
- the LOC130715003 gene encoding probable acyl-activating enzyme 16, chloroplastic isoform X2: MMASGAINVVRGSRSSVEELLQIYNHSESVALAVDSPELFNRIAKRFYSKTSMRFIILLWGEKSGLIGEENKVVPVFSFMEVIDLGRESRRAFSDSHDAKKQNVYEAINSDDIATLIYTSGTTGNPKGVMLTHRNLLHQIRNLWDTVPAEAGDRFLSMLPPWHAYERACEYFIFTRGIEQVYTTVRNLKDDLKSYQPEYMVSVPLVFETLYSGIQKQISASPLVRKLVAQTFIRVSLAYMEYKRIYEGKCLTKNKKQPSYVYSFLDWLWARIVATILFPIHILAKKLVYSKIHSAIGISKAGISGGGSLPSQVDTFFEAIGVKVQNGYGLTETSPVIAARRPGCNVIGSVGHPIQHTEFKVVDSETDEELPPGSKGILKVRGPQVMKGYFKNPLATNHALDRDGWLNTGDIGWIVPHHSIGRSRNASGVIVVDGRAKDTIVLTTGENVEPTVLEEAAMRSSIIQQIVVVGQDKRRLGAIIVPNKEEVLKVARELSIIDSSSPDVVSEEIVRSLIYKELQIWLSESPFQIGPILLVNEPFTIDNGLMTPTMKIRRDRVVVQYKEQIDNLYK, translated from the exons ATGATGGCAAGTGGAGCAATCAATGTGGTAAGAGGCTCAAGGTCATCGGTTGAAGAACTATTGCAAATATACAACCACTCTGAAAG TGTTGCACTGGCTGTGGATAGCCCTGAATTGTTCAATCGGATTGCAAAGAGATTCTATTCAAAGACTAGCATGAGATTTATTATTCTGCTTTGGGGAGAAAAATCAGGCCTGATTGGTGAAGAAAACAAGGTGGTGCCTGTCTTTAGTTTCATGGAAGTCATAGATTTGGGGCGAGAGAGTCGCAGGGCATTTTCTGATTCTCATGATGCTA AGAAGCAGAATGTTTATGAAGCAATAAACTCAGATGACATTGCTACTCTTATCTACACAAGTGGAACCACTGGAAATCCAAAAGGTGTTATGCTTACCCATCGGAATCTTCTGCATCAG ATAAGAAACTTATGGGAcactgtacctgctgaagctggGGATAGATTTCTAAGTATGCTGCCACCTTGGCATGCATACGAAAGAGCTTGTGAGTATTTCATTTTCACACGCGGCATTGAGCAAGTATACACAACCGTGAGAAACCTGAAG GATGATTTGAAAAGTTATCAACCAGAATACATGGTTTCTGTTCCTTTAGTTTTTGAAACATTATACAG TGGGATCCAGAAGCAGATATCTGCTAGCCCCCTTGTCAGAAAGCTTGTTGCCCAAACATTCATAAGGGTCAGCTTAGCATACATGGAGTATAAGCGTATTTATGAG GGTAAATGTCTAACAAAGAATAAGAAGCAACCTTCTTATGTCTATTCATTCTTGGACTGGTTATGGGCCAGAATTGTTGCCACAATATTATTTCCAATTCATATTCTGGCAAAGAAACTCGTCTACAGTAAAATCCATTCAGCTATTGGGATATCGAAG GCTGGAATAAGTGGCGGCGGTAGTTTGCCTTCGCAAGTTGATACTTTTTTTGAG GCAATTGGGGTGAAGGTACAGAATGGATATGGTTTGACAGAAACTTCACCAGTAATTGCTGCTAGAAGACCTGGATGCAAT GTTATTGGGTCTGTTGGGCATCCAATTCAGCACACAGAATTCAAAGTAGTAGATTCTGAAACTGATGAAGAGCTTCCCCCTGGTTCAAAGGGGATTTTGAAGGTCAGGGGCCCGCAAGTGATGAAAGGATACTTCAAG AATCCTTTAGCTACAAACCATGCATTAGATAGGGATGGTTGGCTCAATACTGGTGATATAGGATGGATTGTTCCCCACCATTCAATTGGGCGGAGCCGTAACGCTAGTGGTGTGATTGTTGTGGATGGCCGTGCTAAAGACACCATTGTGCTTACAACAG GTGAAAATGTTGAACCGACTGTGCTTGAAGAAGCCGCCATGAGGAGTAGCATAATTCAACAAATAGTTGTTGTTGGCCAG GATAAGCGGCGTCTGGGAGCTATAATTGTTCCTAACAAAGAAGAAGTTTTGAAGGTAGCAAGGGAGTTGTCAATCATAGATTCCAGCAGTCCAGATGTTGTCAGTGAGGAAATAGTGAGGAGCCTAATATATAAAGAATTGCAGATCTG GTTGTCAGAGTCTCCATTTCAAATTGGACCAATCCTTCTTGTAAATGAACCCTTCACG ATTGATAATGGCCTAATGACACCCACCATGAAAATTCGAAGGGATAGAGTTGTGGTTCAATACAAGGAGCAAATTGACAATCTATACAAGTGA
- the LOC130715005 gene encoding protein RALF-like 32, with amino-acid sequence MASKSTLSFFYFLLFSFMHFSSTVFSWTNHASTCNGSIAECNQEDELLMESEISRRFLEERRYISPGALKRDKPVCNGGASGEAYSKSGGCLPPPSNPYNRGCSKYYRCRSDS; translated from the coding sequence ATGGCCTCAAAGTCCACCCTGAGCTTCTTCTACTTTCTGCTCTTTAGCTTTATGCATTTCAGCAGCACCGTGTTCTCATGGACAAATCATGCAAGCACATGCAATGGTTCCATAGCTGAATGCAATCAGGAAGATGAGCTGTTGATGGAGTCAGAAATAAGCAGGAGGTTTCTGGAGGAGAGAAGGTACATTTCTCCAGGAGCTTTGAAGAGAGACAAGCCAGTTTGTAATGGTGGTGCCAGTGGTGAAGCTTATAGTAAGTCTGGAGGGTGTCTTCCTCCCCCTTCAAATCCTTATAACAGAGGCTGCTCCAAGTATTATAGATGTAGGTCTGATTCTTGA